Proteins found in one Zea mays cultivar B73 chromosome 1, Zm-B73-REFERENCE-NAM-5.0, whole genome shotgun sequence genomic segment:
- the LOC103645163 gene encoding uncharacterized protein: MWSRMPKKFKQVVKGFRDSLFRGSSLSASKKEQLYRSLHPELQGQPLGFQRGDDEDEDQDQDQDQDEDEDEDEDEVEGGGEEAEAGGEQGEGGGGDETEAEAGGAAEGGDEAEAAPARRPRKFRRPHAVQPPPVPSSETGKTVISPEKVFQVNAYRLVKEALYEARIQATCMYYQQILGQKMNKKTGASSIYLREEEYRKVVVPWMSNRPEAYAAWCGVWASEAFQQKSKSHRDNRGTMPNHTFGGDNFTRKAKRLEAQLGREPTPIEVWEAGHRGSDPSNPLCSQTQRERLVSCCPQYSVNARNVLTKVI; this comes from the exons ATGTGGAGCAG GATGCCTAAAAAGTTTAAGCAGGTGGTGAAGGGGTTCAGGGACTCCCTTTTCCGAGGGAGTTCCTTGAGCGCTAGTAAGAAGGAGCAGCTCTACAGAAGCCTACACCCAGAGTTACAGGGCCAGCCCTTGGGGTTTCAGAGAGGCGAT gatgaggatgaggatcagGATCAGGATCAGGatcaggatgaggatgaggatgaggatgaggatgaggttgaGGGTGGAGGTGAGGAGGCTGAGGCAGGAGGTGAGCAGGGAGAGGGTGGAGGTGGAGATGAGACTGAGGCTGAGGCAGGAGGTGCGGCTGAGGGTGGAGATGAGGCTGAGGCAGCTCCAGCAAGGCGTCCACGTAAGTTTAGAAGGCCTCATGCCGTACAACCTCCACCTGTTCCGAGCTCCGAGACGGGGAAGACGGTGATCTCCCCCGAGAAGGTGTTTCAAGTAAATGCCTATCGGTTGGTGAAGGAGGCCCTGTACGAGGCAAGGATTCAGGCCACGTGCATGTATTATCAACAAATTTTAGGGCAAAAGATGAACAAGAAGACAGGGGCCTCGAGTATATACCTTCGCGAGGAAGAGTATCGTAAG GTGGTGGTTCCGTGGATGTCTAACCGGCCAGAGGCCTACGCAGCTTGGTGTGGGGTATGGGCTTCTGAAGCCTTCCAACAGAAGTCAAAAAGTCACAGGGACAATCgaggcaccatgccgaaccacacCTTCGGTGGCGACAACTTCACGCGAAAGGCGAAACGCCTG GAAGCTCAATTAGGTCGCGAGCCGACTCCCATCGAGGTGTGGGAAGCTGGCCATAGGGGAAGCGACCCTTCCAACCCTTTGTGCAGCCAGACACAAAGGGAGCGTCTGGTGAGCTGTTGTCCTCAATATTCGGTTAATGCTCGCAACGTACTAACTAAGGTTATATAA
- the LOC103642738 gene encoding UDP-glucuronate 4-epimerase 6 yields the protein MPAGVVDAAAKGVRPERRAAGAKKQLVSASSHLLFRATVLATIALVVLFAAHYPSLLSRSYILSAAAYGRGAASWEREVRRSAAPRRDGALSVLVTGAAGFVGLHCSLALSARGDGVVGLDNFNAYYDPSLKRARQRLLASRGVLVLDGDVNDAALLERLLAAARITHVLHLAAQAGVRHALRAPQAYVAANVAGLVALLEAAARHADPQPALVWASSSSVYGLNDDAPFSEDHRTDRPASLYAATKKAGEAIAHAYNHIYGLSITGLRFFTVYGPWGRPDMAYFSFARSIVAGEPVTLFRAADGAVARRDFTYVDDVVRGCLGALDTAGKSTGSRSGKKRGPAPLRVYNLGNTSPVPVTHMLAILEKLLGRKARKRVVTMPSNGDVPFTHANVSHAARDLGYRPATSLEAGLRHFVDWFVRYYKVDVGGGSADAGKTAKRKSMPTSAAS from the coding sequence ATGCCGGCCGGGGTGGTGGACGCGGCCGCCAAGGGCGTCAGGCCGGAGCGGCGCGCGGCGGGCGCCAAGAAGCAGCTCGTGTCGGCGTCCTCGCACCTGCTCTTCCGCGCCACCGTGCTCGCCACGATCGCGCTCGTCGTCCTCTTCGCCGCGCACTACCCGTCCCTGCTCTCCCGCTCCTACATCCTCTCCGCCGCGGCGTACGGACGGGGCGCCGCGTCGTGGGAGCGGGAGGTGCGTCGCAGCGCGGCGCCGCGGCGGGACGGGGCGCTGTCCGTGCTGGTCACGGGCGCGGCGGGCTTCGTGGGCCTGCACTGCTCGCTGGCGCTCAGCGCGCGCGGCGACGGCGTCGTCGGCCTCGACAACTTCAACGCCTACTACGACCCGTCCCTGAAGCGCGCGCGGCAGCGGCTGCTGGCGTCGCGCGGCGTGCTGGTGCTGGACGGCGACGTCAACGACGCGGCGCTGCTGGAGCGGCTCCTCGCCGCGGCGCGCATCACGCACGTGCTGCACCTGGCCGCGCAGGCGGGCGTGCGCCACGCGCTGCGCGCGCCGCAGGCGTACGTGGCCGCCAACGTGGCCGGCCTCGTCGCGCTGCTCGAGGCCGCGGCCAGGCACGCCGACCCGCAGCCGGCGCTCGTGTGGGCGTCCTCGTCGTCCGTGTACGGGCTCAACGACGACGCGCCCTTCTCCGAGGACCACCGCACGGACCGGCCCGCGTCGCTGTACGCCGCCACCAAGAAGGCCGGCGAGGCCATCGCGCACGCGTACAACCACATCTACGGGCTCTCCATCACCGGCCTCCGCTTCTTCACCGTCTACGGGCCGTGGGGCCGCCCCGACATGGCCTACTTCTCCTTCGCCCGCAGCATCGTCGCCGGCGAGCCCGTCACGCTTTTCCGCGCCGCCGACGGCGCCGTCGCGCGCCGCGACTTCACCTACGTCGACGACGTCGTCAGGGGCTGCCTCGGCGCGCTCGACACGGCCGGCAAGAGCACGGGCTCTAGGTCCGGCAAGAAGCGCGGCCCGGCCCCGCTCCGCGTGTACAACCTCGGCAACACCTCGCCCGTGCCCGTCACCCACATGCTCGCCATCCTCGAGAAGCTCCTCGGCAGGAAGGCGCGCAAGCGCGTCGTCACGATGCCGAGCAACGGCGACGTGCCCTTCACGCACGCCAATGTCAGCCACGCCGCCCGCGACCTCGGCTACCGCCCCGCCACCTCGCTCGAGGCCGGCCTCCGCCATTTCGTCGACTGGTTCGTGCGGTACTACAAggtcgacgtcgggggcggcagtgccgaCGCCGGCAAGACCGCCAAGAGGAAATCCATGCCCACGTCCGCAGCATCGTGA